A single Anopheles maculipalpis chromosome 3RL, idAnoMacuDA_375_x, whole genome shotgun sequence DNA region contains:
- the LOC126562027 gene encoding H/ACA ribonucleoprotein complex subunit 4, translated as MEVDIPSSPIKKEKKKKKIKQEPDAEIENLGEIQKSGDFQLKPSSAIATLDTSKWPLLLKNFDRLNVRTNHYTPLPFGSSPLNRKINDYVAAGFINLDKPSNPSSHEVVAWIKRILKVNKTGHSGTLDPKVTGCLIVCINRATRLVKSQQSAGKEYVAVFKLHSAVEKIAKVTQGLEKLRGALFQRPPLISAVKRQLRVRTVYDSKLLDYNDQRNIGVFWVSCEAGSYIRTMCVHLGLVLGVGGQMLELRRVRSGIQSEKDGMVTMHDVLDAQYLYENHKDESMLRRVIKPLEGLLVGHKRIIMKDSSVNAVCYGAKILLPGVLRYEDGIEIDQEIVIMTTKGEAIALGIALMTTATMAGCDHGVVAKIKRVIMERDTYPRKWGLGPKASMKKQLIASGKLDKYGKPNENTPKDWLTSYTDFNRPAPQTNGNGTAAAGGDDIAGGKRKLSIGDTSNADDAVSTAGEGDKKKKKKKQKKDTEEATEGADGEAQSMDQTEGVDEELKKEKKKKKKKDKNDSVQEAAE; from the exons ATGGAAGTTG ATATTCCGTCGTCGCCTatcaaaaaagagaagaagaaaaagaaaatcaagcagGAACCGGACGCAGAGATTGAAAATTTGGGTGAGATTCAGAAATCGGGCGATTTTCAGCTTAAACCTTCATCTGCCATCGCTACCTTGGACACGTCGAAATGGCCCCTACTATTGAAAAACTTTGACCGACTGAACGTGCGCACAAACCACTACACGCCACTGCCGTTTGGATCGTCCCCGTTGAACCGCAAGATCAACGATTATGTAGCGGCTGGGTTCATCAATCTGGACAAACCCTCGAATCCGAGCTCACACGAAGTAGTAGCATGGATCAAGCGGATACTGAAGGTAAACAAAACGGGTCACTCGGGCACGCTAGATCCGAAGGTTACGGGTTGCTTGATCGTGTGCATTAACCGTGCCACACGCCTGGTAAAGAGCCAGCAAAGTGCCGGCAAGGAATATGTGGCCGTTTTCAAACTTCACTCCGCCGTGGAGAAGATTGCCAAGGTTACCCAGGGATTAGAGAAGCTGCGCGGTGCACTGTTCCAGCGTCCTCCGCTGATCTCTGCCGTCAAGCGACAGTTGCGTGTGCGAACCGTGTACGACTCGAAGCTGCTGGATTACAACGACCAAAGGAATATAGGCGTGTTTTGGGTAAGTTGTGAAGCCGGTTCCTACATTCGTACGATGTGCGTCCACCTGGGGCTCGTGCTCGGTGTCGGCGGACAGATGCTGGAGCTTCGCCGCGTTCGTTCCGGCATTCAGTCGGAAAAGGACGGCATGGTGACGATGCACGATGTGCTCGACGCACAGTATCTGTACGAAAATCACAAGGACGAGTCAATGTTACGCCGGGTGATAAAGCCACTGGAGGGTTTGCTCGTGGGCCACAAGCGCATCATCATGAAAGACAGCTCGGTGAATGCGGTGTGCTATGGGGCGAAGATTTTACTGCCCGGCGTACTGCGGTACGAAGATGGGATCGAGATCGATCAAGAGATCGTGATCATGACTACCAAGGGCGAGGCAATCGCATTGGGCATCGCTCTAATGACGACGGCCACCATGGCTGGATGCGATCATGGAGTCGTAGCGAAAATTAAACGCGTCATCATGGAGCGCGACACATACCCCCGCAAATGGGGCCTCGGTCCGAAGGCTTCGATGAAAAAGCAGTTGATAGCCTCGGGCAAACTGGACAAGTACGGCAAACCCAATGAAAACACACCGAAAGATTGGCTCACGAGCTACACCGACTTTAACCGACCGGCACCGCAAACGAATGGCAATGGAACAGCGGCGGCCGGCGGTGACGATATTGCTGGTGGTAAGCGTAAACTCAGCATTGGCGATACGAGCAACGCGGACGATGCGGTATCAACGGCTGGCGAGGgagataagaagaagaaaaagaaaaagcaaaagaaggacACGGAAGAAGCCACGGAAGGGGCCGATGGAGAGGCACAGTCAATGGACCAAACGGAAGGAGTAGACGAAGAGctaaagaaggagaaaaagaaaaagaaaaagaaggataaaAATGACTCTGTCCAAGAGGCGGCCGAGtaa